One Phaseolus vulgaris cultivar G19833 chromosome 4, P. vulgaris v2.0, whole genome shotgun sequence DNA window includes the following coding sequences:
- the LOC137837582 gene encoding VAMP-like protein YKT61, which produces MKITALLVLKCTGEGSDPVILVNASDVSHFGYFQRHSVKEFIIFVGRTVAKRTPQGQRQSVQHEEYKVHTYNRNGLCALGFMDDHYPIRSAFSLLNQVIDEYQKAFGESWRTVQEDSTQPWPYLNEALQKFQDPAEADKLLKIQRELDETKIILHKTIDSVLARGEKLDSLVEKSSDLSAASQMFYKQAKKTNQCCTIL; this is translated from the exons ATGAAGATCACAGCGTTGTTGGTGCTTAAATGCACAGGCGAAGGTTCCGATCCCGTGATTCTCGTGAACGCTTCCGACGTTAGCCACTTCGGCTACTTCCAACGCCACAGCGTCAAGGAATTCATCATCTTTGTCGGTCGTACCGTCGCCAAACGCACCCCTCAAGGCCAACGCCAATCCGTACAACACGAAG AGTATAAGGTGCACACCTACAACAGAAATGGTCTTTGTGCGTTGGGATTTATGGATGATCATTACCCGATTCGAAGTGCCTTTTCTCTTCTAAACCAG GTGATAGATGAATATCAAAAAGCTTTTGGTGAATCTTGGAGAACTGTACAGGAAGACAGTACTCAACCATGGCCCTATTTGAATGAAGCTCTGCAAAAATTCCAG GATCCTGCAGAGGCTGACAAGTTGTTGAAAATCCAGAGAGAGTTAGATGAAACAAAAATCATTCTT CATAAGACTATTGATAGTGTGCTGGCTAGAGGGGAGAAGCTGGACAGTTTAGTTGAGAAGAGTTCTGATCTGAGTGCCGCATCCCAG ATGTTCTACAAACAAGCCAAGAAAACCAATCAGTGTTGTACTATATTGTAG